One region of Glycine max cultivar Williams 82 chromosome 9, Glycine_max_v4.0, whole genome shotgun sequence genomic DNA includes:
- the LOC100797389 gene encoding LOW QUALITY PROTEIN: elongation factor 1-delta (The sequence of the model RefSeq protein was modified relative to this genomic sequence to represent the inferred CDS: inserted 1 base in 1 codon), translating to MHISMAVTLYDLSSASGLKKLDQYLLPRSYITGYQASKDDLTXYSALPTAPSHEYVNVSRWYKHIDALLRISGVSGEGSLVAAPPTADTKATGKSSVMLDVKPWDDETDMKKLEEAVRSIEMEGLLFGAFFDSFTIMFALLSRFFFSRF from the exons ATGCATATAAGCATGGCAGTGACATTGTACGACCTTAGCTCTGCCTCTGGGTTGAAGAAGCTTGATCAGTACCTTCTCCCACGCAGTTATATCACTG GGTACCAAGCTTCAAAGGATGATCTCA GTTATTCAGCATTGCCAACTGCTCCATCACATGAATATGTGAATGTGTCCAGGTGGTACAAGCACATTGATGCCTTGTTGAGAATATC TGGTGTTTCTGGTGAGGGATCTCTTGTTGCAGCTCCCCCAACTGCAGACACAAAGGCAA CTGGAAAGTCATCTGTTATGTTGGATGTGAAACCTTGGGATGATGAAACTGACATGAAGAAGCTCGAGGAAGCAGTAAGATCTATTGAGATGGAAGGGTTGCTTTTTGGTGCAT TCTTTGACTCCTTTACCATCATGTTTGCATTGCTTAGCCGTTTTTTCTTTTCGCGATTCtga